In Pseudomonas nunensis, a single window of DNA contains:
- a CDS encoding FMN-dependent NADH-azoreductase, translating into MIRLLSWAIPLIHGPVTKAFHGSFAWVMGFVAWEPLSIIRKVNTMNILHVSCSPRGQSSESYRLSQKVIGHLLQRDPNAELINRVVGAGGIAHVDENYAISQQSLEDVSQEGSFIQSETLINELESADVLVISTPMHNFTVPSALKVWIDHVARVRRTFNVGAQGKTPMLRDRPVFVAIASGGRFSGERARQPDFLTPYLKAVLNMIGLHDLNFFTVEGTALGPDAIAQARTATDQALHTYFHHHEAQ; encoded by the coding sequence ATGATCCGCCTATTGTCATGGGCCATACCCTTGATTCATGGACCAGTCACAAAGGCGTTTCATGGATCTTTTGCCTGGGTCATGGGGTTCGTAGCATGGGAGCCTCTGTCGATCATCCGGAAGGTAAACACCATGAACATCCTGCATGTCAGTTGCAGCCCTCGCGGACAATCGTCCGAGAGCTATCGGCTGTCGCAAAAAGTGATCGGGCATTTATTGCAGCGCGATCCGAACGCTGAACTGATCAATCGAGTGGTAGGCGCCGGCGGCATCGCGCATGTGGATGAGAACTACGCGATCTCCCAACAATCGCTCGAAGACGTCTCTCAAGAGGGTTCTTTTATCCAGTCCGAAACGTTGATCAACGAACTGGAAAGCGCCGATGTGCTGGTCATCAGCACGCCGATGCACAACTTCACCGTGCCCTCGGCATTGAAGGTGTGGATTGATCACGTCGCTCGGGTGCGCCGGACATTTAATGTCGGCGCCCAAGGCAAAACACCGATGCTGCGCGATCGTCCGGTGTTCGTGGCCATTGCTTCGGGCGGGCGATTTTCCGGGGAGCGTGCGCGTCAGCCGGACTTTTTGACGCCGTATCTCAAAGCCGTGCTAAACATGATCGGCCTGCATGATCTAAATTTCTTCACAGTCGAAGGCACCGCCCTGGGCCCGGATGCGATCGCACAGGCAAGGACCGCGACCGATCAGGCGCTGCACACGTATTTCCACCATCACGAGGCGCAATGA
- a CDS encoding PLP-dependent aminotransferase family protein: MTNPGKPFSPLDPASKEPIYRQIYWRFRSAISDGALTPGERIPAARALAKELGLARGTIDTAYSLLTAEGYIQARGQAGTVVAPGINVRAPSSAAERTVENSSIRHKAPILPFQMALPALDAFPRKIWAQIGARCVRATQVTDMANPSVYGLESLRIAIATYLQVARGITCAPSQVFITSGYRNSLTLIAHTLLQPGDRVLVEDPGYLPTRQLLAHLQIETVPVPVDQDGMQVAQAVNNATGARAAVVTPAHQSPLCVSLSLPRRLELLEWASREQAWIVEDDYDGEYRYVSRPLPALKSLDRDGRVLYAGTFSKVLFPGIRLSYLVVPPAQVERFEHVGQTFLGNCPELTQAIVATFLTEGHFARHIQRMRKLYGERREATARGLKAVLGERIRIDAQPGGMHLILRLTDQQADRTLVERLQQAGIYAEALSDFSIRGQTDSALLLGFANIDSQATAERLGQRILELL, encoded by the coding sequence ATGACAAATCCCGGCAAGCCTTTTTCGCCCTTGGACCCGGCGTCCAAAGAACCGATCTACCGGCAAATCTACTGGCGGTTCCGCAGCGCGATTTCCGATGGCGCGCTCACGCCGGGCGAGCGGATTCCAGCGGCCCGGGCATTGGCGAAAGAACTCGGCCTGGCCCGTGGCACCATCGATACGGCGTATTCCTTGCTGACCGCCGAAGGCTACATTCAGGCGCGCGGTCAGGCCGGCACGGTGGTGGCGCCGGGGATCAATGTGCGGGCGCCCTCTTCTGCCGCCGAGCGAACGGTCGAAAACTCTTCGATCCGGCACAAGGCGCCGATCCTGCCGTTTCAAATGGCCTTGCCGGCGCTGGACGCCTTTCCCAGGAAAATCTGGGCGCAGATCGGCGCCCGTTGCGTTCGCGCCACGCAGGTAACGGACATGGCCAACCCGTCGGTGTATGGGCTGGAATCGTTGCGCATCGCGATTGCCACTTACCTGCAAGTCGCTCGCGGCATTACCTGCGCGCCGTCCCAGGTGTTCATCACCTCGGGTTATCGCAACTCACTGACGCTGATCGCCCACACCTTGCTCCAACCCGGCGACCGCGTGTTGGTCGAAGACCCTGGCTACCTGCCGACCCGGCAATTGCTCGCGCATCTGCAGATTGAAACGGTGCCGGTGCCGGTCGATCAGGACGGCATGCAGGTGGCACAAGCGGTGAACAACGCGACGGGCGCCCGTGCGGCGGTGGTCACGCCGGCGCATCAAAGTCCGCTGTGCGTGTCGCTGTCGTTGCCGCGCAGGCTGGAGTTGCTGGAGTGGGCAAGCCGCGAGCAGGCCTGGATTGTCGAGGACGACTACGACGGCGAATACCGCTACGTCAGCCGCCCGTTGCCCGCGCTCAAGAGCCTGGATCGCGACGGTCGGGTGTTGTATGCCGGCACGTTCAGCAAGGTGCTGTTTCCCGGGATCCGCCTCTCGTATCTGGTGGTGCCGCCGGCGCAGGTCGAGCGCTTCGAGCACGTCGGTCAGACCTTCCTCGGCAACTGCCCGGAACTCACCCAGGCCATCGTCGCCACGTTTCTCACCGAGGGCCATTTCGCCCGGCATATTCAGCGCATGCGAAAACTCTACGGTGAACGCCGGGAGGCGACTGCGCGGGGGCTCAAGGCTGTTTTGGGCGAGCGGATTCGCATTGATGCGCAACCGGGTGGCATGCACTTGATTCTGCGGCTGACGGATCAACAAGCTGATCGCACGCTGGTCGAGCGCCTTCAGCAGGCAGGGATTTATGCCGAAGCGCTGAGCGATTTCAGCATTCGTGGCCAGACCGATTCGGCGCTGCTGCTTGGGTTCGCCAACATCGATTCCCAGGCCACCGCCGAACGCCTCGGCCAGCGCATTCTGGAATTGTTGTAA
- a CDS encoding TIGR00730 family Rossman fold protein — MPSPLRSIAVFSGSNFGFNPAYTEGARALGREIGRRGLQLVYGGTDRGLMGIVADAVLAEGGEVVGIITRYLHDLGHLHGGLTRHEITPDMRSRKTRMSEWADAFIALPGGLGTFEELFEVATLTQLGEHNKGVACLNIGDFFNPVRSLFEHAVKEGFMKTEHSDMLIFDTDPAALIDALEQWQAPNVNKWIAPAQT; from the coding sequence ATGCCCTCCCCACTTCGCAGCATTGCGGTTTTCTCCGGCTCCAACTTTGGCTTCAACCCCGCCTATACCGAAGGCGCTCGTGCCCTGGGCCGGGAAATCGGCAGACGCGGTTTGCAACTGGTGTACGGCGGCACCGACCGGGGTTTGATGGGGATCGTGGCCGATGCCGTGCTGGCCGAAGGTGGCGAAGTGGTGGGCATCATCACCCGCTATTTGCATGACCTCGGCCACCTGCATGGCGGACTTACCCGGCATGAAATCACCCCGGACATGCGCAGCCGCAAGACCCGCATGAGTGAATGGGCGGACGCCTTCATTGCCTTGCCGGGTGGTTTGGGGACCTTTGAAGAATTGTTCGAAGTCGCGACATTGACCCAACTCGGCGAGCACAACAAAGGCGTCGCCTGCCTGAACATCGGCGACTTCTTCAACCCGGTGCGCAGCCTGTTTGAGCACGCGGTGAAGGAAGGATTCATGAAAACCGAACACAGCGACATGTTGATCTTCGACACCGATCCGGCGGCGCTCATTGATGCGCTGGAGCAATGGCAAGCGCCCAACGTCAACAAATGGATCGCCCCCGCACAGACCTAA
- a CDS encoding ester cyclase, whose amino-acid sequence MPRSIASASLIAGILFAVTVSGTAAATELVKPGVLITDKSLSPAQLNLMETAARRYDTFWNTGEEAFAREALANNFIDKTPPEGRKQGLEGPLLASRAFRGAVPDLSCEVEQMIIAGDRVVVHLHFRGHFTGTFGETKGTGQTVDFIATDIYQIENGKIAANWHIEDNLTLMKQLGMSH is encoded by the coding sequence ATGCCACGTTCAATCGCATCTGCGTCCCTCATCGCCGGTATTTTGTTCGCCGTGACAGTCTCCGGCACTGCCGCCGCCACCGAGCTGGTTAAACCCGGTGTGTTGATCACCGACAAGAGCCTGAGCCCCGCGCAACTCAACCTCATGGAAACCGCCGCTCGCCGTTACGACACGTTCTGGAACACCGGCGAAGAAGCATTTGCCCGAGAGGCGCTAGCCAACAACTTCATCGACAAGACCCCACCCGAAGGCCGCAAACAAGGGCTGGAAGGGCCGTTGCTGGCATCCCGGGCGTTTCGTGGTGCGGTACCGGACCTGAGTTGTGAAGTCGAGCAAATGATCATCGCCGGCGACCGGGTCGTGGTGCACCTGCATTTTCGCGGGCATTTCACCGGGACCTTTGGCGAGACCAAAGGCACCGGGCAAACCGTGGACTTCATCGCCACCGATATCTACCAGATTGAAAACGGCAAAATCGCCGCAAACTGGCACATCGAAGACAACCTGACGTTGATGAAGCAGCTGGGCATGTCTCACTAA
- a CDS encoding polysaccharide deacetylase family protein, whose product MEPTNTESASPPNPQRRTFLAQAGAGAAVLAAGALLSPANASAAQSTGAATPTSSKSKGGFWPGDTRLVVSISMQFEAGGQPLKDTDSPFPRVNFPDSVPSDPATNTWFAYGYREGVPRLLDLWDRHGVKVTSHMIGDAVKRNPALAKEIVARGHEASGHGPHWSSQFAMSRDEERAFLQQAASMLTEVTGLPVKGYNCNWLRRGPNTLSLLQELGYVYHIDDVSRDEPFIEQVNGKDFVVVPYTLRNNDIVLIEGRNYSPGQFLEQIKLEFDQLYEEAGSRRRMMSVSAHDRISGTPQMVRVWDEFLRYAKRHPGVAFMRKDAIAEYTLNSPLSIRETETI is encoded by the coding sequence ATGGAACCCACGAACACCGAATCTGCGAGCCCACCAAACCCGCAACGCCGGACCTTTCTGGCCCAGGCCGGTGCAGGGGCGGCCGTACTGGCGGCTGGCGCCTTGCTCAGTCCGGCCAACGCTTCCGCCGCGCAAAGCACCGGCGCGGCAACGCCAACTTCGAGCAAATCCAAGGGTGGTTTCTGGCCGGGCGATACGCGGTTGGTGGTTTCGATTTCCATGCAGTTCGAAGCCGGTGGGCAGCCGCTCAAAGACACCGACAGCCCGTTTCCTCGCGTGAATTTCCCCGACAGCGTGCCCTCGGACCCGGCCACCAATACCTGGTTTGCCTACGGTTACCGCGAAGGCGTTCCGAGGCTGCTCGACCTGTGGGATCGCCACGGCGTCAAAGTCACCAGCCACATGATCGGCGATGCGGTGAAACGCAACCCGGCACTGGCCAAAGAGATCGTTGCCCGTGGCCATGAAGCCTCGGGGCACGGCCCGCACTGGAGCTCGCAATTTGCCATGAGCCGGGACGAGGAACGCGCCTTCCTGCAGCAGGCCGCGAGCATGCTGACCGAGGTCACTGGCCTGCCGGTGAAAGGCTACAACTGCAACTGGCTGCGGCGCGGCCCCAATACGTTGTCGCTGTTGCAGGAGCTGGGTTACGTCTATCACATCGATGATGTCAGCCGCGACGAACCCTTTATCGAACAGGTCAACGGCAAGGATTTTGTCGTGGTGCCGTACACCCTGCGCAACAACGACATCGTGCTGATCGAGGGTCGCAACTACTCGCCGGGGCAATTCCTGGAGCAGATAAAACTGGAGTTCGATCAGCTCTACGAAGAGGCCGGCAGCCGGCGGCGCATGATGTCGGTCAGTGCGCATGACCGGATTAGCGGCACGCCGCAGATGGTGCGGGTCTGGGACGAATTTCTGCGCTACGCCAAACGCCATCCCGGTGTCGCCTTCATGCGCAAGGACGCCATCGCTGAATACACCCTCAACAGCCCACTCAGCATTCGGGAAACCGAGACGATTTGA